ACGAGCTCCGCCGCCGCTGAAGCGCCACGCTCAGTCCTCTACGGGCAAGACCTGGCGTATCAAGGGGCTCAGATCCGGCCCCTTGCGCAAGCTGTGTCCGCCGTCAACCGATACGGCCTGCCCCGTGATCCAGGACGACTCCCCGCTGAGCAGGAAAGTGACCAGCGAAGCTACGTCGGTGGGTTCGCCAACCCGTCGCAGGGGCATGAGCTGCAGGTACTCCTCGGTCGAAGTCTCGTCAGTGGTAATCGGCTCCACGAGCCCGGTGCGCACCAGGCCGGGCATAACGGCGTTTACCCTCACCCCGTGCTCGCCGAGATCATCGGCCGCGCAGCGGGTGAGCATGTTGACCGCCGCCTTCGAGACGCAGTAGGCGGTCATCCAGGGGTGGGTGAGCTCGGCCGCTATAGAGCTCACGTTGACGATACTGCCTCCCCCGCAAGCCTTCATCGCCCGGGCTTCCCATCGCAGGGAGCTGTAGACACCAGACAGGTTGGTCTTGAGCGTGGCTTCAAAATCCTCCACCGGGCTGTTGATCACGGTACCTGCCGCGCCCTGCCCCGCTGCATTCACCGCGCCATCGAGCCCGCCCATGATTTTGACCGCTCGATCAACGGTCGCCCTGACCTGGGCGTCGTCGCCCACATCACAACTGGCCCAGGCAGCCGCCGCTCCCAGCTCGGAGCAGGCCTGCTCGAGTACATCCTCGCGACGGCCGGCCAGGACTACCCGGCCGCCGGCCTTGACCACCGCTTCAGCGCAGCCCAGGCCGATACCGCTGCCTCCTCCCGTGATCAGCACCCGCCGGTCTTTCATATCAGCCATGCGTCTTTATCTACCTCCACTATCTATCGGCGAACTATCTCTCGGCGAACTATCTCTCGGCGGGCCGCCACCCGGCAGCCCCCTATCAACCGCCCTGTGCGAGTCGCGACAGCCCCCGTTTGCACCGTTGGGCCGTGCGCGCAAGAAAACCATATGCAGTCCAGCGCCGCTACCCAGCCCAGCAGCGGCCTGTTGACCACCTTGCTCAGGCACGACGCCGGCGACGAGGCCGAGGCCCGCGACCTCGCTGAAATAATCGAGTTCGTAAGAATCGAGCCACGCCCCTTTGCCAGGAACAGCGACGACAGCCCACCCGCCCGCCAGGGACACCTGACCGGCAGCGCCATCGTCGTTTCAGCCGACGGCGAAAAAGTCGTCCTGCTGCACCACGCGAAACTGGACCGCTGGTTGCAGCCCGGTGGACACGGTGAGCCCGGCGAGCGCCTCGGCGAACAAGTAGCCCTGCGCGAGGCACGCGAAGAAACCGGCATCAACGGGCTCAGCCTGCATCCCGACGCACCGCAGCCACTCGACGTGGACGTACACGACATCCCCGGACGTGCCGACGAAGAAGCCCACCGCCACCTCGACCTGAGGTACCTGCTCGTGGCGCCTGCCGGCGCTCGATTAAAAATAGACCCCCGCGAATCCCTGGCCGTGGAATGGTTTGCATGGGAGCAGCTGGGCGAGCTCGGTCTTGACCAGGGCCTGCTGCGCGCGCTTGCCAAGGCACGACTGGCCATCATAGACGCCGCCACAGCGTAGACCCGCGACCTCACTGGACAGAGTCCACCCCGCCCCGGCCTGGTTGGCCGTCACGCGCGCGGAGCTTTTGGACGAGGTCTTCATGGGCTGCCTGGCTGATGGTGTAACCGCGGGCAAACCATGCGGCCAACAAGAGGAAGATCCCGGGACCAACACCGGTGAGCAGGCGCACCGCCCACAAGGTTTGCGGTTGCTGCTGGCGGCCAGCCTCGAGACCGGCGAAGTCGAGCAGGCCCAGGGCCAGAAAAACTGCCAACGCGCCAGAGAGTTTACGCAGGAAGGTAAACACCCCGTTGTAAAGCCCCTCCCGCCTCTCGCCCGTCAACAGGTCGTCCTCGTCGACAACGTCACCGACCATGGACCAGGGCAGAAACTCGGTCGCGGCAAAACCAAAAGCCAATAAGGGCGCGTGCACGAACATCACCCACGCGGGCCAGTCGGGCTGCGCGAGAACCAGTAAAGATTGCACGAGCGCCCACCAAATCGCCGCCCAGGTGAACATAGACGCCTTGTTTCGTCGCCCGGCAATCTTGAGCAACAGGGGCATCGAGGCGACCACGGCGAGCAAAAATACCAACATGAACTGCTCAAAGCGCTCGGTCTGGCCGAGCCAGTAGGTGCAGTAGATCACCAGCATGGCCGAGCAGAGGTCAATCGCTACCCGGCCCGACAGGTAGAGCCCCACCAGTCGCCTGAAATTGGCGTGTCGGCCAAGGACCCTGAAGCCCTCCACCAGCCCCAGCTGCACCCTCCGGTTGCCGAACGACGGGCGCTCGAAACTAACCCGGTAGGCGGCGAACCATGGCAGCGTGAGCACCACCCCCAGCAACATCCCTGCGCGAGCAAAGCCCTCGCCACCGCCGCCGAAGACCTCGGCCAGTGGGCGCATTCCGACCGCGGCCATCACACCCACCATCCCGGCAGCGCTGCGATAGCCGTTGATCGAGTTGCGCTCGTGGTAGCCGGTGGCCATCTCGGCCTGAAGTGCCATGTAAGGTATGACCAGCACGGTAGACGAGGTGGTCATCAGGCAGTAGGCCAGCGTGTAGTAAGCAAAACGGCCAGCCTCAGGAATCTGCCCGGGGTCGGTCCACAGCAACGCGAAGCTAAGACCGAAAGGCAGCGCGCCGATAAGAAAATACGGCCGGCGACGGCCTGACTTCCACCTCGTGCCGTCCGAGATGCGGCCCATGAGGGGGTCGGTAAAGGCGTCGAGTCCGCGGCCGGCAAGCGGCACCAGGCCGGCAAGCAGCGGTCGGAGGCCGGCTACCTCAATGAGAAAATAAGAAGCGAACACCAAAGAGAGCGCGCCAAAAACGATGCTGGAGGCAAACTCGCCGGAGGCGTAGATCGCCTTGAGCCGGGCCGGCAACTTGCCGCCCTCGTATAAACCTCTCACCGCCAACCTCGTGATCCCTGCTGCCGCGCGACTGCACAGCGACTGCCGACTGTGTACGCAGCCACTGCTACAGTCAACGCCGCGCCTGGCAGGTGCGGCGCTTCAGAATTTGACAAAACCCCGCCGCCGTTGGACATGAGTGGCGGAGCAAGGCTCATGACCGACACCCGTTTCACCCGCGAAGACGTCGATTTTGTTTGCAGGGGACTGAGCTGCGCCGCATGGCTGTACCGACCCGTCGTGCCCGCCACCGATGGTCGACTTCCGCCGCTTATCGTCATGGCGCACGGCTTCGGTGCCTGGCGGAATTTCGGCCTACCCGCTTTCGCCGAACGTTTTGCCGCGGCCGGTATGGCTGTCATGCTTTTTGACTACCGCTGCTTCGGCGACAGCGAAGGTTCTCCGAGAAACTGGGTCAGCCACCGGCGCCACCTTCAGGATTGGAAAGCAGCGGTCGCCCACGCACGCTCGCTGCAGGGAGTAGACGCTGGACGCCTGGCGCTGTGGGGCTCCTCGTTCTCGGGCGGGCACGTGGTAGTCACCGCCGCGGGCGACCCCGACATCAAAGCCGTGGTCGCACAGGTGCCGCTGGCCGACGGACCCGCCGCCATGTCATCCACGCCAGCGGCCAAGGGGCTGAAGATGCTCGCCGCCGGCCTGCGCGATGCCGGCCGGATGCTCAGCCGCAGGCCAGCTTACACACTGCCCATAGTGGGTGATCCGGGCGAACTCGCAGTGCTCAATGGCGAGAACTGCAGCGACGGCTACCTCGACATCGTTCCGGCTGGAAGCAACTGGGACAACAGCTGTCCAGCGCGGGTCGTCTTCACCGCCGCGTTCTACCGGCCGATAAAAAGCGCGCCGCACGTGACCTGCCCCACCCTGCTTCTGGCCGCCCGTCACGACGAGCTCGTGCCTTACGAATCAGTCGAACGCGAGGCCCGCGCCCTGCCCCGGGGAGAACTGGTAACGCTGGACTGCGGTCACTTTGACCCTTACCTCGGCGAGACCTTCGAACGCACGGTCTCCATCGAAACAGAGTTTCTCGCCAGGCACCTGCAAGCCTGACAGCCGCGGCGCTTGAGCTTCAGTCAACGAGCCCGTGCACGCGAGCAAAAGGATCCCAATTGGGGTCACGATGCCATTCGTACTCGGTCAGCTCGGCCAGCAGTTTAGCTTGTTCCTCGCCGAACTCCCGGGCCACGACGGCCAACGCCATGTCTATGCCCGCTGATACGCCCGAGGCGGTAACGATATCGCCGTCGTCAACCCAGCGGGCCTGCTTGACCCACTTTACAGCCGGCGTGAATTCAGTGATCTCGTTGAATAGAGCCTTGTTGGTAGTCGCAGGCCGGCCGTCGAGCAGGCCCGTGGCCGCCAGCAGCATACTGCCGCTGCACACGGTCATGGTCACGCGCGTTTCGGCAACGCGTTTTCCAAGCCAATCGAGCAACGGCTGGTTGGAAATTTCTTCCCTGCTGCCAAAGCCACCGGGGATGAGGAGCAGGTCCAGGGGCGGGCAATCATCGAGTGCGTAGTCTGCCACCGCTTCGACGCCCTGGGCCGATTTCACAGGGCCGGCAGAAAGAGCCACGGTGCACAGCTCGAGCTGCGGGCAGTTGCCGAACATTTCCAGTGGCCCGAACAGGTCGAGCAGTTCGAAAACCGGGTACAGCAGCGAACCCAGCAGCAGCTTGCGGTCAGCGGGCACGCTTCGACTAATGCCTGCTGCCAGCTCCCAGAAGAAGCCTGATCAACCGTTCATGCCCGCCGCACTGGCGGAAGGATGGAGGCTTGCGGCCGCGCTTTCGCGTTCGTTCATGCGCGAATACCAGGCCGACAGTTTTTCAAGTGACGGGTCAA
Above is a window of Candidatus Binatota bacterium DNA encoding:
- a CDS encoding NUDIX domain-containing protein; translation: MQSSAATQPSSGLLTTLLRHDAGDEAEARDLAEIIEFVRIEPRPFARNSDDSPPARQGHLTGSAIVVSADGEKVVLLHHAKLDRWLQPGGHGEPGERLGEQVALREAREETGINGLSLHPDAPQPLDVDVHDIPGRADEEAHRHLDLRYLLVAPAGARLKIDPRESLAVEWFAWEQLGELGLDQGLLRALAKARLAIIDAATA
- a CDS encoding DJ-1/PfpI family protein is translated as MFGNCPQLELCTVALSAGPVKSAQGVEAVADYALDDCPPLDLLLIPGGFGSREEISNQPLLDWLGKRVAETRVTMTVCSGSMLLAATGLLDGRPATTNKALFNEITEFTPAVKWVKQARWVDDGDIVTASGVSAGIDMALAVVAREFGEEQAKLLAELTEYEWHRDPNWDPFARVHGLVD
- a CDS encoding glucose 1-dehydrogenase, whose product is MADMKDRRVLITGGGSGIGLGCAEAVVKAGGRVVLAGRREDVLEQACSELGAAAAWASCDVGDDAQVRATVDRAVKIMGGLDGAVNAAGQGAAGTVINSPVEDFEATLKTNLSGVYSSLRWEARAMKACGGGSIVNVSSIAAELTHPWMTAYCVSKAAVNMLTRCAADDLGEHGVRVNAVMPGLVRTGLVEPITTDETSTEEYLQLMPLRRVGEPTDVASLVTFLLSGESSWITGQAVSVDGGHSLRKGPDLSPLIRQVLPVED
- a CDS encoding alpha/beta fold hydrolase, with the translated sequence MTDTRFTREDVDFVCRGLSCAAWLYRPVVPATDGRLPPLIVMAHGFGAWRNFGLPAFAERFAAAGMAVMLFDYRCFGDSEGSPRNWVSHRRHLQDWKAAVAHARSLQGVDAGRLALWGSSFSGGHVVVTAAGDPDIKAVVAQVPLADGPAAMSSTPAAKGLKMLAAGLRDAGRMLSRRPAYTLPIVGDPGELAVLNGENCSDGYLDIVPAGSNWDNSCPARVVFTAAFYRPIKSAPHVTCPTLLLAARHDELVPYESVEREARALPRGELVTLDCGHFDPYLGETFERTVSIETEFLARHLQA